The Cucurbita pepo subsp. pepo cultivar mu-cu-16 chromosome LG15, ASM280686v2, whole genome shotgun sequence genome contains the following window.
ttgaaattattagaaTTAGAATAAGAAGAATGAGTTTTGTGTAATTTAATAGGAAGATAAGGATAGGGCAGTGAGTGGAATTCCGAGGGAAAAAGGTTCATAAAGAATATGACAAGAACAATGAAGAATTCCTTTActaattttgtttggtttttcctttcctgCGCAGTCGCGTTTAAGTCATGCGGTATATGCAGAGGATTATAAGGATGCTGCTAAACTCAAGGTGGCGATTGCGGCTTTGGCTACAAACGATACTGTTGGCAGAGCGATGTCTCATCTTCATGTTAGAAAATTTCTTACACTGCTCTGGAACATATTTCCAATATTCCAGAAGTATTCATCAGCtggaatttgatttgtttttcaaCTTGGTTGGATCACCTAAGAACTAGAAGTATTCCATTTATTGCTTCAATGATGTAGTTGTCCTTTTCTTACACGTCCTCTTTTTTCTGTTGTAGAGAGCTATAGAGGAGGAGCGGTATCGGGATGCAGCCTTCATTCGGGACAATGCCGGTGCTGGGTTGGTGAGATATTCAAAGAGTTTGAAATAAATTGCTTGTATTTTAGTTCCCTTTTTGCTGTAATATGTTCATCCCACCCCCTTTACTCAGTTGTTTGGAACTTGCAATTTGCATATACCCCGAAGACGTTTTGGTCTACGGTTTTAGAAGTTCATGTAGTTCAAGCTGGGTGTACTTGCTTGTAACTCGCGAACCCTCTCACCGTAGCCAGCCATTTTCTAACGTATTGAgagttttgtaattaaaatataagagagaattttgaatttccaGTGAtctttttccaattttgtttACATGTTATGCTGGTTCCATGATTGAGTAATTAAACCTCGATACTCCTAAACAATCtgaaacaatttttatattacaatGTACATGTATGATTTTCTCCAttcggtttcttcttcttaggTTGGCTGGTGGTCTGgcacttcaaaagaaaatcacaATCCTCGTGGTCTAATTATTCGAATCACAGCTGAACATGGTAGATACATTGCAAGAAGTTACAGTCCTCggtatgatcttcattcttTGTTGTATTGCATtactttcaactttttttttctctttctctatctcTCTAGCAATTATGCATGTGGTTTTTGTTTAACTCTCATCTCGAGAAGGTCATCTACTTTATAAAACTGCACCTGCCCCCCTTTCGGTCAGAGGTGTGTGTGAATTCTTTCGTTCCATTGTCCTTTGATTAGTGGAACCCTTTATTCCTATTATTGGAAATTGAGCTTTAGTTCCCGAATGCTATTCTGCAGTAAGTaagggttgttttttttagtgtgtTAATGCTATTTTTGTGGCAAGCTGGTGCGTGGGGTCTGTGCGGTCGAGAAACAATAGGATCTATTCTATGCAGGGAGAGAGAGTTTCAGCAAGTGATGTTTAGCATTTTGTTAGATTCTCAGTTTCTCTCTTGGCCTCGGCGTCTTGgccttttgtaatttcttatTAGGCCTTATTATACTTGATTGGAGCCCCTTCTTGTATTTGGCTTCTTTTTGTgggttttctttcttcctttgtATGCCTgtgtattcttttatttcaccCGATGGAACTGGAGAAAGAGCTATTGTTTTCTGTAAAGTCTCCATGATCCTTGTTCTTAAAgacaatttattaatttactgCTGCAGCcaagaaaatattgattttttgtttctcaactTTCTCAGGCAGCTTACTACGGCTGCAGATGGTGTTCccttgtttgagatttttctTCGAGTGAATAAAAAGGGCGAATACAAACAGCAGGTATTattcctctctctcccctCCCCCTCATGCAGCCTCCGACCGCCGATTCCCCTCTCCCCTTCAATTTCTTCTACTTTTGGCAATGCACAAATAGCAGCACGTTTCACCAGTTCCAACCAGCGTCAAAAAATTTACCATGAATCTCCTCCTCTAGGACGACAAGCAACATCAATACAACCACGAGAAGTGGCTTCTAGTAGCGTTGTTTGTGTTGGCTTGGTCTAGTTTATTCTTTCTAGTAGTTAGTGTAGAAGTTGTTAATAACCTGCTCTAGAATTGGTGTTTGCTTGCTTTTGGAGCTTAGTGTTGGTTTCAGGGTACTACTTAGGTACTTCGGTTGAGGCagttaaattttgaagctttAGTTGGTTCAGTTTCCTTGAGCAAAGAGGGTTAGTATGTGTTAAATGACATTGTTGTCGAACTTCAAGTTAATTAAGGAAACTTAGTGTGTTCTCTAATTTAGGCTGAAATTTGGGAGCATTATGTTATTGTTAGGGGTTGACAGGTCTAACGATGTGGCCGTTGTTAGGTTCTATGTCTCTCTTCGGTCCTTGGTGATTAAAGTTTCATGAAATTATCCTTATATCTTACTTTTCTTGATTGGAGCCATTTTTACCTTAGTTTGGCTCCCTTTTCCCCCATTGAAAGCTTGGAAttgcataaaaaaattattccttATATGATAGATTATGCCCATGCCCAtgtatattctttttcatcatGATTAGTTTTAGGCTGAATCACTTAGAATCTGCTTCCAAATGTTATAATGGCTACAATTGGCTACTCaaggtattttttttgggATGTGTTCAGGCTGTGTACTTGAAGCGGAAAGGAGTTTTCTCTGATAGTTCAAATGGTTCATCTAAAGGATTAGATTCACCTAGTCTATCGAATCCTTTAGACCCCGTTGAGGAAAAGGATGATCTTTTCATCGTAGGTGGCGAAGAAGCCGAAGATGGTGACATCAGGAATGGAGATTCTGATATAGCCGTTGGATTTCCCGTCTTTCAGGATATTCTGAGAGATATGATTCCTGGTGTGAAGGTCAAGGTTTTGAAGCTGACGACCCCTGGAAAGATGGACAAAGACATGATATCTAAGGTGATCGAGCAAATAattgaggaggaagaagacgaagaagaggaagacgaggAGGATGGAGAAAGTGAGAAAGATAGCGACTTTGAAGATTTGGAAGTAGAAGCTAAGACTAAGGATGGCCAACAAGAGAGAGATGCTGAATTGGATGTTGATGACGGTTTCCTTGAAAATCAGGGACGAAACGAACTTGCTGTCAAAATCATTGTTAGCGGCTTTGTGCAGAAGCTTTCTAGTGGGTTTTCTTCTAAAAATGTACTCCGAGTACCTGCGAAGTTAGAAAAGAAGGGAcgttattcattttctttctctattgAGAATGATGTGAACAAACAGGAATCGATCGAAAGGGAACTAAGTCCAATGGATAGGAAGTCCAAGCCTCGAGGTCAAAGTAGTATTGACCATGTTATGCTCGATTTAGCCAAATTCGTCGGCAAAGAAAAGATACCGTTGAAGGTCGGTTTGAAATTCTTGCATGTTAATATTGTAGTTGTTGGTTCGTTTTCCAATGCTTAGGTGCCAAATTTTATTACTTATTTACTTTTGTGCATTATGAACTTGTTTTTTCAGGTACTTAAGGATTTGAGTGAGTTAATAAAGGTATCCATCAGCCAGGCACAAAACTATCAACCTCTTTCTGGATCGACAAGTTTCAATCGCATTGAAATACCGACTTCTTCCGATCCTCTAAATGGTATTATTTTTCTACGGTTCTTATTCCATTCAAGTATAGAAAAAAGCTCAAGTGGAAGCATCAACGAGAATTCGTTCCTTTTCAGGCCTGTACATCGGCGCACATGGAATATATACATCAGAAATTATTCATCTACGACGCCAATTTGGTCGATGGCAAGAGGACGGAGGAGGGGATAAGGAGCCTTCAAAGcttgaattttatgaatatgtAGAAGCCTGGAAAGTTATTGGGGATCCATATGTACCAGCTGGAAAGGTAATTGGTTTACTTTGACTTTCCATTCAATGTCCCGTGGTATTGACGGGATGGTCATGGTTTTCCAGGTGGCGTTTCGTGCAAAGGTTGGAAAAGGATACCAGCTTCCTCATAAAGGGATCATTCCCGAAGAATTTGGAGtggtaatttttattcttaatcgACTATTATTTTAAACCGTTATCCTTATCTGCTCCGTTttgatcttcctctttctcctctctttaCTGAATGATCTCGTGGCACCTTCGTTCTTTTAGATTGCTAGATATAAAGGACAAGGAAGGCTAGCTGAGCCAGGCTTTCGCAATCCTCGATGGGTCGATGGCGAACTTGTTATTCTTGATGGAAAGGTATGGAGTTCTCCATTTTTCTTGTCTTCGTGATTGCTCAATCAACGGCTGTTATCTATTCGGATGATTTTGCTCGATCTGTTACCGAGCTTGAGAGTAATCTATGTTCTTATGCAGTACATCAAAGGGGGACCTGTTGttggatttatttattgggCACCTGAATTTCATTTCCTGGTGTTCTTCAATCGGCTGAGGCTACAAGAGtagatttcattttattttaaactgaAATCTCAAGTTCGTCCATTCATTTGTGCTTCCATCGATTCTGTAAGGGTAAGATCATCTCTCTAACCTCAAAACATCTTCACTTTGCATGGTTCGGGTTCCTTTCATAACTCGTTAAAATacgctttttattttttgctcTTTAAATTTATCAAGTTTTTCGACATATTACTAGGAAGTACGAACACACTCCAACACATGTCAGTGATGCTAAACAATGTGTGTCGTAGTTGTGTTTCATGTTTGTGTCGATGCTTGTTAGATGTTTAAAATGTGTGTCGAGGCACTCGTCTAGGTGTAGTTCCTTGGATAGCGAAGGATCGAAGTGAGGCATGCTCACTAAAACACACAGAGATGCCTTAGTGAAAGCGCGCACACACATCAATGTGCTTTCGAGtgtccattttattttatttttttacgaGGAATCTCTTAAATTCTATTAGAAGTTTATCCAAAAACCTCTCTATTCCAAAGTTTAAGTAACTCTTTTAAAGACCTCAACTTCCCTGTAAAATGATACCCTTCCCATGTACCAAGAATCGTAGCATTTCACCACATTGTCATGTGGGATTTAAAGGAAGGATGCTCTAGCCAAATGTTCTCTAAACGAAAGGGGTTTGGACCCCATTTTCTAAGACCTAGGTCAGTGAGTCGATATCAATCTCGGACCCATCAATTGTCTAACCTCCCCAAAACTTTCtgtaaggcaaccctaatcctcaaccCAACGattcaagcttttgttgaagcaagaatccttgaatcaaagaaattaacacctccttatacaaaatttggatcaacaagagataaggctagaattagattacctcttaagatcaaagatctaaaagcaagatttggaaccttgttctaaattgagtcattccacaatcgaacttgatccaggtttgattgaatggctcagatgcaatctaccacaagaatggcttgaaacttagaaatctCATTCTAAGGGGAaaagtctcaatttgagagctcattttcatttatcagAATCTTGTCTTTTACCTAGTAATTTGAGGGTATTTATAGTttctccacaaaaaaaaaaaaaacttcctaACTCTTTATATGCCCAATAGAGaaatttagaatcattcaagcttgacatgatcaatcttgtttgtagagtgattcaaatctcagacaaatgttcttgccttgagatatttgatcaacaaagTAGTTTGAATCTTACTttccttgtagtgattccttatcactggtctaaaaaaaatatgcacTCTAGGGTTATGGAGGCATGCCTAGATACATCATGTAATGATATAACTTTACAGCCTACCTGACTGGTGCAAGTCCTAGGCTTGTCCTCATCACTATTCACAAccatgaactttttttttccctatttaCCTGGTTGAAGTAAAACCATTCTTTCCCAAAACACAAGAAAATAGAGCCTACAAGCTTGCATTGAGTAAGATgattccctttcgggcttccctccAAGGTTTTTAAAGCACGTTTGCCAGGGaaaggtttttacacccttataaagaatgtttcgttctcctccctaaccgatgtgcgATCTTACACATACAATCTCttatatataagaaataaGGTCTAACAAGGTATGCTAATCCTGTCTAACTTTCCTAATTTGCTTTCTTACCGACGTACCCTAACTTCGACACTTATTTTCGACACTCTCCTTTAAAGATGGGTTGTATATTTGCAGCAATCTGATACCGATCATTTTCTCCCCCATTTTTTTCTAATGCAGTTATAGCAATTTCAGATGTTCTAAAGCCCTTGTTTAAAGATAAGCAGTGTAGCAAGCAAAGCGAGCGATTTTGTGTTTATCCAACTTGATCACCAAAGCTTGGTTCACGCCAACGCTCGAGTCTCGTAATCACTTCTCCTTTTCCGGGCAATTCTTTCCATGATTGTACATATTATTAATCTGTTCTGTTGCTTAATCAATTCTTAACCATCAAGTTTTGTGGTGATATATAAAAACAATGCTTGTGATATCATTTGCTTTAGCTGTACTTATTTACAGTTGTAGATATAGATATCATTTTTAAGACAGGATATCCAGTTTGGAGTCTGGAACAAGAACACCATTAGATTCATCTGTTCATACCATGACAACTGTTGTATTAGTATGAACACAATGTTTACCCCTTTTGTAATCTTCTCTCCTTGTTTATATTCATCTTTGGTTTCTgcagagatatatatatatcatgttcttgatgtttcttgttaaaataaaCAGGTTTAAGTTCAATTCTTGTTGAACTTTTCAGAAGTTGATTCATTTTAGTTTGTGTTAATTATGGAACAAATTGATATCAGGGCTTCAAATGTGTATTAATTAACATGTTCACGTGGGCAGACTAAGCTGTGGTAGATAATGTTGGATGACCCATGTATCAACTTTTTAGGCACAAATATCATCATTGCAAAATGCACCAACCGAGGTATCGAACACGGGTATGTACCatggcagggtactattctaccactagatcACTAGTGCTTCTTGTTCCAAAGAGTGTTGCTTATGGTCGCGTGTCAAATGTctcggtcatgcttgtccagaGCGTGTTGCTCATGGCCACATGTTCGTTCAAAATCCCTTCTACTTGCATTCGCATTGCTTAGATCTTTACTATTTTTTGTTATGTCAACACGAGGGTGGatgaccgttcaccaaaatcatgtatACACTTGGTTAGAGCTAAGGTGCCTGGGACATACTAAACGCGACTCGAGGCTCCATCATACGTTAACATTCTCCGCAAGGCTCCATCATACGTTAACATTCTCCGCAAAGTTTGACTTTTATTCGATTAACTTGTTTGTTGGGTTAGAATAAGTCCGTGTGCATTTTTCGATTAatctttaaatctttttaaatttcattttgtttttctaatatatttgaaaattttcaataaaatcgATAAAATAAtcgatatttaaatctttttaaatttcactttgtttttctaatatatttgaaaattttcaataaaatcgATAAAATAATCGATATCAAAGCTCGGAGCTTGAGAATctgttaaaaacaaaatcccaTTACCtcactattattattattttttttttgctcacCTAATCTTTGGGATAgcttagttttatttatttatttatttattatttttatttttgatatatacatatatatatatatatatatatatatatatatgtatatgtatatattattatataatccCATTACCACCATGTTCATCTTACCCAACCATGAAAATCCCAATCCTTCGCGCATTATGATCCCATCAAATTCCGTCAAATCCCAAAACCAATCCTTTCAGTTTATACTATGCAATCCACAAGCATTCTCCCTTTCAATCCCCCCCTTTCTTTTCCCCCAAATCTTCCTCGTTTCGCCCCAATAATCCGCCATTTCCCCTCTCCTTCCAAGCTTCGCCTGCCCATATCTATGGCTTCTTCGCCTTCTGGGCTCGCCGTCGGGTCGCGAACAGAGACTATTTCGAGCAGGGCCGCCTTTGATGGCCTCTATACTTTGACCGACTTTGTGGGAAAGGACGGGATTGGTTTGGGAGATGATTTGGTGCTGCTGTTGACTCATATTCAGTATGCTTGCAAGAGAATTGCCGCTCTCGTCGCTTCTCCCTTCAGTTCCGATCTTCAAAATCCTGCGGGTTTGGTTGTCGGCGGTGGAGTGGCTGTTGGAGCGGAGAGGGATGCACCCAAGCCGCTCGACATTGTGTCTGTAAGCAAATTTCCATCGATTCTGGATATTGATTGAACTATGAATGTTTGTTACTCTGTTTTTAGTGGTTGAATTTAGAATGCATTATTGTCTGAATCTTATAGTCCTCGAGGTTGAATTTCATCGATTGTTCTGGTTAAGGTCAAGATTAGTTCTATCAGCTGAAGAACAATGGATCTTTCAGTTTCCATTATATGAGCTCAAGTTCAG
Protein-coding sequences here:
- the LOC111811332 gene encoding protein EXECUTER 1, chloroplastic-like yields the protein MASISPPTPHHLFFSTPKFHSPTPFLKPYSSSAPPPPSQFHTICHCHNPDSPSPSDPSPPWGWGSSLQDLFQTAVRRFDSLVNHRSDGEKDNRSDGGVLHEKDVDDDRSWDWDRWRKHFDEVDEQERLVSFLKSRLSHAVYAEDYKDAAKLKVAIAALATNDTVGRAMSHLHRAIEEERYRDAAFIRDNAGAGLVGWWSGTSKENHNPRGLIIRITAEHGRYIARSYSPRQLTTAADGVPLFEIFLRVNKKGEYKQQAVYLKRKGVFSDSSNGSSKGLDSPSLSNPLDPVEEKDDLFIVGGEEAEDGDIRNGDSDIAVGFPVFQDILRDMIPGVKVKVLKLTTPGKMDKDMISKVIEQIIEEEEDEEEEDEEDGESEKDSDFEDLEVEAKTKDGQQERDAELDVDDGFLENQGRNELAVKIIVSGFVQKLSSGFSSKNVLRVPAKLEKKGRYSFSFSIENDVNKQESIERELSPMDRKSKPRGQSSIDHVMLDLAKFVGKEKIPLKVLKDLSELIKVSISQAQNYQPLSGSTSFNRIEIPTSSDPLNGLYIGAHGIYTSEIIHLRRQFGRWQEDGGGDKEPSKLEFYEYVEAWKVIGDPYVPAGKVAFRAKVGKGYQLPHKGIIPEEFGVIARYKGQGRLAEPGFRNPRWVDGELVILDGKYIKGGPVVGFIYWAPEFHFLVFFNRLRLQE